From the genome of Vigna angularis cultivar LongXiaoDou No.4 chromosome 11, ASM1680809v1, whole genome shotgun sequence, one region includes:
- the LOC128194806 gene encoding uncharacterized protein LOC128194806 — translation MNVHRVVSEIIGQSLSTTSIYTLAPMKYVDNMVVLFACTVFMYFEKRLCGVVKRFHFSPLYSHHILTDYRKRPQNRHVFTLHNYNTYLRSDHFGLEELPTADFLFLPFVHDDHWWCYSVKLRSMEIFVIDSLGKGIRDRKRIDTAVAENMARFFCILMNIPEGSIGPLTVKQANIPSQPNLHDCGVIMLKAMEIWDGDEKYNGKSMPEYTTEELLGIRKKYVCDWILDNENISRMEALHLYGIV, via the exons ATGAACGTACACAG GGTTGTAAGCGAGATAATTGGCCAAAGCTTGAGCACGACTTCAATTTACACTTTGGCCCCAATGAAATACGTTGACAACATG gTGGTGTTATTTGCTTGTACGGTCTTTATGTACTTTGAGAAAAGGTTGTGCGGTGTTGTTAAGAGGTTTCATTTTAGTCCGTTATActcg CACCATATTCTTACAGATTATAGGAAACGTCCACAGAATCGCCATGTATTCACGCTTCATAACTATAACACTTATTTGCGTTCCGATCATTTTGGACTTGAAGAATTACCCACGGCGGACTTT ttgTTTCTGCCATTTGTCCACGATGATCATTGGTGGTGTTATTCAGTGAAATTGAGGTCAATGGAGATTTTTGTGATTGATTCATTGGGGAAGGGGATCAGAGACCGCAAAAGGATAGACACAGCCGTT GCTGAAAATATGGCACGGTTTTTTTGCATCCTGATGAATATACCGGAAGGTAGTATTGGTCCTTTGACAGTTAAACAAGCAAATATCCCATCccaaccaaactt ACATGATTGTGGAGTAATAATGTTGAAAGCAATGGAAATCTGGGATGGAGATGAAAAATACAACGGGAAAAGCATGCCTGAATATACAACT GAGGAGCTGCTTGGGATTAGAAAGAAATATGTGTGTGACTGGATCCTGGACAATGAGAACATTAGCAGAATGGAAGCCCTACATCTATACGGCATTGTCTAG